From one Rosa rugosa chromosome 4, drRosRugo1.1, whole genome shotgun sequence genomic stretch:
- the LOC133745721 gene encoding brefeldin A-inhibited guanine nucleotide-exchange protein 5-like isoform X2, protein MSVLRMVEKVCKDHQMLVDIFVNYDCDLEALNLFERMNISRDAKCRSNMAVASQTTSIKGSSLLCLVNVLKSLVDWEKSCGEPDRIKTFSLWKEMLQLKSVDVKSRQDATINFEKAKAHKSTVESVIFEVE, encoded by the exons ATGAGTGTCCTTAG GATGGTTGAAAAGGTTTGCAAGGATCATCAGATGCTTGTTGACATATTTGTGAACTATGACTGCGATCTTGAGGCACTGAACTTGTTTGAGCGGATG AATATCTCAAGGGATGCAAAATGCAGATCCAATATGGCTGTTGCGTCCCAGACTACTTCAATAAAGGGTTCGTCTCTTCTG TGTCTTGTGAATGTGCTTAAATCACTCGTAGATTGGGAAAAGTCATGTGGAGAACCAGATAGAATAAAAACATTCAGTCTTTGGAAGGAGATGCTTCAACTAAAGAGTGTTGATGTGAAAAGCAGGCAAGATGCAACCATTAACTTTGAGAAGGCAAAAGCTCATAAGTCTACAGTGGAATCTGTCATATTTGAGGTGGAATAA
- the LOC133745721 gene encoding brefeldin A-inhibited guanine nucleotide-exchange protein 5-like isoform X1 yields MQLEFCCGSEKVSRMVEKVCKDHQMLVDIFVNYDCDLEALNLFERMNISRDAKCRSNMAVASQTTSIKGSSLLCLVNVLKSLVDWEKSCGEPDRIKTFSLWKEMLQLKSVDVKSRQDATINFEKAKAHKSTVESVIFEVE; encoded by the exons ATGCAACTAGAATTTTGTTGCGGTTCAGAGAAAGTCTCAAG GATGGTTGAAAAGGTTTGCAAGGATCATCAGATGCTTGTTGACATATTTGTGAACTATGACTGCGATCTTGAGGCACTGAACTTGTTTGAGCGGATG AATATCTCAAGGGATGCAAAATGCAGATCCAATATGGCTGTTGCGTCCCAGACTACTTCAATAAAGGGTTCGTCTCTTCTG TGTCTTGTGAATGTGCTTAAATCACTCGTAGATTGGGAAAAGTCATGTGGAGAACCAGATAGAATAAAAACATTCAGTCTTTGGAAGGAGATGCTTCAACTAAAGAGTGTTGATGTGAAAAGCAGGCAAGATGCAACCATTAACTTTGAGAAGGCAAAAGCTCATAAGTCTACAGTGGAATCTGTCATATTTGAGGTGGAATAA